The following are encoded together in the Macrobrachium rosenbergii isolate ZJJX-2024 chromosome 21, ASM4041242v1, whole genome shotgun sequence genome:
- the LOC136849357 gene encoding uncharacterized protein, whose protein sequence is MVKRVNSSLKAVLMACCTDERWKEQLPCALLGVRTAPKANGDTSPAEKVYGETLAVPREFFLLSADGTDIPLPRTITYSPPALHFWAYVFVRVDAHLLPLTRPYRGSHRVIRWASKALLLDIHRREDWITINRLKPTFLLDSKVCEEVGRRPRVPLQFLPGAAQKTHPAVPRCQLHPTPTVLQKQGPTLTP, encoded by the exons ATGGTCAAGAGGGTGAACAGCTCTCTTAAAGCAGTTCTCATGGCATGCTGCaccgacgagaggtggaaggaacagctacCCTGTGCCCTGCTGGGAGTCCGTACtgcaccgaaagcaaatggcgacacttcccctgctgagaaagtctatggggaaacACTGGCCGTACCCAGAGAATTCTTCCTGCTGTCGGCCGACGGCACTGACAtccccctcccgag aaccatcacctacagcccacccgccttacactTCTGggcctacgtcttcgtcagggtggacgctcACCTcctgcccttaaccaggccctacagggggtcccaccgagtcatcaggtgGGCCAGCAAAGCACTCCTTCTTGACATCCACAggcgggaggactggatcaccatcaacAGGCTGAAACCcacattcctgttagacagcaaAGTTTGCGAAGAAgtaggcaggcgccccagagttcccctGCAATTCCTGCCAGGGGCAGCCCAGAAAACACATCCAGCTgtccccaggtgtcagctccaccccacgcccacagttctccagaagcagggccCCACTCTGACTCCATGA